In one window of Frigoriglobus tundricola DNA:
- a CDS encoding DUF1592 domain-containing protein: protein MPVRRESVAALVPLVALAAGVFHAPGPLPAAAGTKAEPVFKTDGVAFLKKHCLACHSGEKAKADLALDKYADDAALLADRKTWSRVLDTLKTGEMPPPQKPQPTDAERAAFARVVSDVFEKHDRTAKPDPGRVTMRRLNRNEYNNTVRDLVGIDFNPAEDFPSDDVGHGFDNIGDVLTLPPVLLERYLAAAETIMARAITPVPPPITSRWQGAWFTEPAGPKVPTRDDWRIVTVGTGDGITTGPVHTPVQVPDRGNGDFTLRTKVYAETTGKKPVKIAFLVCCDKNAPGVATDEDVKALSGAAVNALRPFKIVEVVEVKHRTAKEAQDTRVKLGPTPGLHRIAVALVKPDAGEPEPTLYMQFMSLDGPHDSRPNTHKKLLACDPKKPIAERSREVLERFATRAYRRPVTKDELDRLLKLAERQLAKPDQAGAGGGEAPGKWEAAVQFAMTAVLVSPKFLFRVELDDRPDSAEPHAIDEFQLASRMSYFIWATMPDEELFALAAKKQLTPHIEAQVKRMLRDPKASALVDNFVMQWLQLQPLKNATPDPKTFPQFNEQLRAAMFTETRLFFTEIVREDRKILDVLDADFTYLNAPLARHYGLAHGPKAPRFHNDEEFVRVSLAGTNRGGVLTQASVLTVTSNPGRTSPVKRGRYVLEQLMGTPPPPPPPNVPELEKDGKAVNAGTLRQQMEAHRQNPACANCHAKMDGLGFGLENFDALGGFRTKDGAAPIDSSGELPGNITFTGPAELKAVLLNKKDLFARCLAEKLMTYALGRGLEFYDRRTVDTITTALAKNDYKFSALVTEIVKSDPFRKRRGKGQ, encoded by the coding sequence TCCGGCGAAAAGGCAAAGGCCGATCTCGCCCTCGACAAATACGCCGACGACGCGGCCCTCCTCGCCGACCGCAAGACCTGGTCGCGTGTGCTGGACACGCTCAAGACCGGCGAAATGCCGCCGCCCCAGAAGCCCCAGCCGACCGATGCCGAGCGCGCGGCGTTCGCACGGGTCGTGAGCGACGTGTTCGAAAAGCACGACCGCACCGCGAAGCCCGATCCCGGCCGCGTGACGATGCGGCGGCTCAACCGCAACGAGTACAACAACACCGTTCGCGACCTCGTCGGCATCGACTTCAACCCGGCCGAGGACTTCCCGTCCGACGACGTGGGGCACGGCTTCGACAACATCGGCGACGTCCTGACGCTCCCGCCCGTGCTGCTCGAACGCTACCTCGCGGCGGCCGAAACGATCATGGCGCGGGCGATCACGCCCGTTCCGCCGCCGATCACCTCGCGCTGGCAGGGCGCGTGGTTCACCGAGCCGGCCGGACCGAAGGTGCCGACGCGCGACGACTGGCGGATCGTCACGGTCGGCACGGGCGACGGCATCACCACGGGGCCGGTCCACACTCCGGTGCAAGTGCCGGACCGGGGCAACGGCGACTTCACCCTGCGCACCAAGGTGTACGCCGAGACGACCGGCAAGAAACCGGTGAAGATCGCGTTCCTGGTGTGTTGCGACAAGAACGCGCCGGGCGTCGCCACCGACGAGGACGTGAAGGCACTTTCGGGCGCGGCCGTGAACGCGCTCCGGCCGTTCAAGATCGTCGAGGTCGTGGAGGTGAAGCACCGCACCGCGAAAGAGGCGCAGGACACGCGTGTGAAACTCGGGCCGACGCCCGGCCTGCACCGGATCGCAGTCGCGCTCGTGAAACCCGACGCGGGCGAACCCGAGCCGACGCTCTACATGCAGTTCATGTCGCTCGACGGTCCGCACGACAGCCGACCGAACACGCACAAGAAGCTGCTCGCCTGTGACCCCAAGAAGCCGATCGCGGAGCGCTCGCGAGAGGTGCTGGAGCGCTTCGCCACTCGCGCCTACCGGCGCCCGGTCACGAAGGACGAACTCGACCGCCTTCTGAAACTCGCGGAACGCCAGCTCGCGAAGCCGGACCAGGCGGGAGCGGGCGGGGGCGAAGCCCCCGGTAAGTGGGAAGCCGCGGTGCAGTTCGCAATGACCGCGGTACTCGTGTCGCCGAAGTTCCTGTTCCGCGTCGAACTCGACGACCGCCCCGACAGCGCGGAGCCGCACGCGATCGACGAGTTCCAGCTCGCGTCGCGGATGTCGTACTTCATCTGGGCCACGATGCCCGACGAGGAGCTGTTCGCATTGGCCGCGAAGAAGCAGCTCACGCCGCACATCGAGGCGCAGGTGAAGCGCATGCTACGCGACCCGAAGGCGTCGGCGCTCGTTGACAACTTCGTGATGCAGTGGCTCCAGCTCCAACCGCTGAAGAACGCCACCCCGGACCCGAAGACGTTCCCGCAGTTCAACGAACAACTCCGCGCGGCGATGTTCACCGAAACGAGGCTGTTCTTCACCGAGATCGTGCGCGAGGACCGCAAGATCCTCGACGTGCTCGACGCCGACTTCACCTACCTGAACGCCCCGCTCGCCCGGCACTACGGACTGGCACACGGCCCGAAGGCGCCGCGGTTCCACAACGACGAGGAGTTCGTCCGTGTGAGCCTGGCGGGCACCAACCGCGGCGGCGTGCTGACACAAGCGAGCGTGCTGACGGTGACCTCGAACCCCGGGCGCACGTCGCCGGTCAAGCGCGGCCGGTACGTGCTCGAGCAACTGATGGGTACGCCCCCGCCCCCGCCGCCGCCGAACGTTCCCGAACTCGAAAAGGACGGCAAAGCGGTGAACGCCGGCACCCTGCGCCAGCAGATGGAGGCGCACCGCCAGAACCCCGCGTGCGCGAACTGCCACGCGAAGATGGACGGGCTCGGCTTCGGGCTGGAGAACTTCGACGCGCTCGGCGGCTTCCGCACCAAGGACGGCGCCGCACCCATCGACTCGTCCGGCGAACTGCCGGGCAACATCACGTTCACCGGCCCGGCGGAACTGAAGGCCGTACTGCTCAACAAGAAGGACCTGTTCGCGCGGTGCCTGGCAGAGAAGCTGATGACGTACGCACTCGGCCGCGGACTGGAGTTCTACGACCGCCGCACCGTCGATACGATCACAACCGCGCTCGCGAAGAACGACTACAAGTTCTCCGCGCTCGTGACCGAGATCGTGAAGA